The following proteins are co-located in the Spinactinospora alkalitolerans genome:
- the pulA gene encoding pullulanase-type alpha-1,6-glucosidase: MRSLRFRRRRAAGTARLLGTVLAAAVLTAPLAPHPAGAARPPQPGGTAGAAPGTESPLSRPTDPTGRAGQAPPPVGAVRSEGAPEDGGASAVDLGAARAHWIDRGTLAWPIAPSGDHRYLLAYSSDGSIAVRDGELTGDFRTIGLHPDADGLTEEQRAARPHLASHAALRVDRGGTGRIREALRSQVVAVEQGGGGEVLAATGVQLPGVLDDLYAAAAEERLGPTWRGNRPTLSVWAPTARRVELELYDGPDSAEPRPVRMRRDPGTGVWSVKGRPDWRGRLYTFRVTVYSPAAGEVVTNSVTDPYSLSLSADSERSRIVDLSDDALAPRGWESPAKPPAVAQHAATVYELHVRDFSAADDTVPAPVRGTYGAFAARGGAGAAALEELAADGVTHVHLLPSFDFATVPERRSEQREPDCDLASLPADSEAQQACVAEVAADDAFNWGYDPWHYTVPEGSYSSDPGGTARIVEFREMVAALNGAGMRVVMDVAYNHTAAAGQDRRSVLDRIVPGYYHRLLDDGSVATSTCCPNTAPEHAMMGKLVVDSVVAWARHYKVDGFRFDLMGHHPKANILAVREALDGLTLERDGVDGASIMLYGEGWDFGEVAGDARFEQATQANLAGTGIGTFNDRLRDAVRGGGPFDEDPRVQGFGSGLFTAPNASPANGTPEQQRARLLHQQDLVKVGLTGNLRDYRFTASSGEEVTGADIDYNGAPGGYTAEPGESVAYVDAHDNETLYDALAYKLAPGTPMADRVRMQSLSLSTVLLGQGTAFVHAGSERLRSKSLDRNSYDSGDWFNRLTWDCREGNNFGAGLPPAADNEGAWSYARPLLGDPALRADCTAIEASRERFGELLRIRGSSPVFSLGSAAAVQERLSFPLSGVRETPGVITMHLDASGVDPRWSSVTVVFNATPQEQSQTVGALRGADLSLHPVQAASGDPVVAESAADPADGTLTVPARTVAVFVQES; encoded by the coding sequence ATGCGGTCCCTCCGCTTCCGGCGGCGGCGCGCGGCCGGCACCGCCCGGCTCCTCGGAACCGTCCTGGCGGCCGCCGTCCTCACCGCGCCGCTCGCCCCGCACCCCGCCGGCGCGGCCCGGCCTCCCCAGCCGGGAGGGACCGCCGGCGCAGCACCCGGAACGGAGTCCCCATTGAGCAGGCCCACGGATCCGACCGGCCGCGCCGGCCAGGCGCCGCCTCCGGTCGGCGCGGTCCGCTCCGAGGGGGCGCCGGAGGACGGCGGGGCCTCGGCCGTCGACCTCGGCGCGGCGCGGGCGCACTGGATCGACCGCGGCACGCTCGCCTGGCCGATCGCCCCCTCCGGCGACCACCGCTACCTCCTGGCCTACTCCTCCGACGGCTCGATCGCGGTGCGAGACGGCGAGCTGACCGGGGACTTCCGCACCATCGGACTGCACCCCGACGCCGACGGGCTCACCGAGGAGCAGCGCGCGGCGCGGCCGCACCTGGCCTCCCACGCGGCCCTGCGGGTGGACCGGGGCGGCACCGGCCGGATCCGCGAGGCGCTGCGCTCCCAGGTCGTCGCGGTGGAGCAGGGCGGCGGCGGAGAGGTGCTGGCCGCGACCGGCGTCCAGCTCCCCGGCGTCCTGGACGACCTGTACGCCGCGGCCGCCGAGGAGCGCCTCGGCCCGACCTGGCGCGGGAACCGGCCCACGCTGTCGGTGTGGGCGCCCACCGCCCGGCGGGTCGAACTGGAACTGTACGACGGACCGGACTCCGCCGAGCCGCGGCCGGTCCGGATGCGCCGGGACCCCGGCACCGGCGTGTGGTCGGTGAAGGGGCGGCCGGACTGGCGCGGACGGCTCTACACGTTCCGGGTGACGGTGTACTCCCCCGCGGCGGGCGAGGTGGTCACGAACTCGGTCACCGACCCCTACAGCCTGTCGCTGTCGGCGGACTCCGAACGCAGCCGCATCGTCGACCTCTCCGATGACGCGCTGGCACCGCGGGGCTGGGAGTCCCCGGCCAAGCCGCCGGCCGTCGCCCAGCACGCTGCGACGGTCTACGAACTGCACGTGCGGGACTTCTCCGCCGCCGACGACACGGTCCCCGCGCCGGTGCGCGGCACCTACGGCGCGTTCGCCGCCCGGGGCGGCGCGGGCGCCGCGGCGCTGGAGGAGCTGGCCGCGGACGGGGTGACCCACGTGCACCTGCTGCCGTCGTTCGACTTCGCCACGGTGCCCGAGCGCCGCAGCGAGCAGCGGGAACCGGACTGCGACCTCGCCTCCCTGCCCGCCGACTCCGAGGCCCAGCAGGCCTGCGTCGCCGAGGTGGCCGCCGACGACGCCTTCAACTGGGGCTACGACCCATGGCACTACACCGTGCCGGAGGGCTCCTACTCCAGCGATCCCGGCGGGACCGCCAGGATCGTGGAGTTCCGCGAGATGGTGGCCGCGTTGAACGGTGCCGGGATGCGGGTGGTGATGGACGTCGCCTACAACCACACCGCGGCCGCGGGACAGGACCGGCGCTCGGTGCTCGACCGCATCGTGCCCGGCTACTACCACCGCCTGCTGGACGACGGTTCGGTCGCGACCTCGACGTGCTGCCCCAACACCGCGCCCGAGCACGCGATGATGGGCAAGCTCGTCGTCGACTCGGTCGTGGCGTGGGCCAGGCACTACAAGGTCGACGGGTTCCGCTTCGACCTCATGGGGCACCACCCCAAGGCCAACATCCTCGCCGTGCGCGAGGCCCTGGACGGACTCACCCTCGAACGCGACGGCGTGGACGGCGCGTCGATCATGCTGTACGGGGAGGGCTGGGACTTCGGCGAGGTCGCCGGCGACGCGCGCTTCGAGCAGGCGACCCAGGCCAACCTCGCGGGCACCGGCATCGGCACCTTCAACGACCGGCTGCGCGACGCCGTGCGCGGCGGCGGCCCGTTCGACGAGGACCCGCGCGTCCAGGGCTTCGGATCGGGCCTGTTCACCGCCCCCAACGCCTCCCCGGCCAACGGGACGCCGGAGCAGCAGCGCGCCCGGCTGCTGCACCAGCAGGACCTCGTCAAGGTCGGGCTGACCGGGAACCTGCGGGACTACCGGTTCACGGCCTCCTCCGGCGAGGAGGTGACCGGCGCCGACATCGACTACAACGGAGCGCCCGGCGGCTACACCGCCGAACCGGGCGAGTCCGTGGCCTACGTCGACGCGCACGACAACGAGACCCTCTACGACGCGCTGGCCTACAAACTGGCGCCGGGGACCCCGATGGCCGACCGGGTGCGCATGCAGTCGCTGTCGCTGAGCACCGTGCTGCTGGGCCAGGGGACCGCGTTCGTGCACGCCGGGAGCGAGCGGCTGCGCTCGAAGTCCCTGGACCGCAACTCCTACGACTCGGGCGATTGGTTCAACCGGCTGACGTGGGACTGCCGCGAGGGCAACAACTTCGGCGCCGGGCTGCCGCCGGCGGCCGACAACGAGGGCGCGTGGTCCTACGCCCGGCCGCTGCTCGGGGATCCGGCGCTGCGGGCGGACTGCACCGCCATCGAGGCGTCACGGGAGCGCTTCGGTGAACTGCTGCGCATCAGAGGGTCCTCGCCGGTGTTCTCGCTGGGGTCGGCGGCCGCGGTGCAGGAGCGGCTGTCCTTCCCGCTCAGCGGGGTGCGGGAGACACCGGGAGTGATCACGATGCACCTGGACGCCTCCGGCGTCGACCCGCGCTGGAGCTCGGTCACCGTGGTGTTCAACGCCACCCCGCAGGAGCAGAGCCAGACCGTCGGCGCGTTGAGGGGCGCCGACCTGAGCCTGCACCCGGTGCAGGCCGCCTCCGGCGATCCCGTGGTCGCGGAGTCCGCTGCCGATCCGGCCGACGGCACCCTCACCGTGCCCGCCCGCACCGTCGCGGTGTTCGTGCAGGAGTCGTGA
- a CDS encoding ABC transporter permease, producing MRRTTARYGTAIRCDLERGGIGGLDSSYPAPRTRNSRGPRPRRPPSATPAGRGLVHAVREPFEVVIGLAMPIVMVLLFGYVFGSAMAIPGEDGYREFLVPGIVGMTMLMGVGATATGVAQDTDRAVISRFPAMPMARSAPVTGRVTADMLRAVLEMAVMIVCGLLIGWRWAAGPGEGLLAVGLFLLLRFALTWVAVYLGLLVPTPAAAGMVVWPLAFPLSSLSSTFVPPRCCRTGSARSPSGTRCRPR from the coding sequence ATGCGGCGCACCACTGCGCGGTACGGCACCGCGATCCGTTGTGACCTGGAGCGGGGAGGAATCGGGGGACTGGACTCCAGCTACCCTGCGCCCCGCACGCGAAACAGCCGCGGACCGCGGCCGCGCCGGCCGCCGTCGGCTACCCCGGCCGGCCGCGGCCTGGTGCACGCGGTCCGCGAGCCCTTCGAGGTCGTCATCGGCCTGGCGATGCCGATCGTCATGGTGCTGCTGTTCGGCTACGTCTTCGGCAGCGCGATGGCGATCCCCGGCGAGGACGGGTACCGGGAGTTCCTCGTGCCCGGCATCGTCGGCATGACCATGCTGATGGGGGTCGGGGCGACCGCCACCGGCGTGGCCCAGGACACCGACAGGGCCGTCATCAGCAGGTTCCCGGCCATGCCCATGGCCCGCTCCGCGCCGGTGACCGGACGCGTCACCGCCGACATGCTCCGGGCCGTGCTGGAGATGGCCGTGATGATCGTCTGCGGCCTGCTGATCGGCTGGCGGTGGGCCGCGGGGCCGGGTGAGGGACTGCTGGCCGTCGGCCTGTTCCTGCTGCTGCGGTTCGCGCTCACCTGGGTGGCCGTCTACCTGGGGCTGCTCGTGCCCACCCCGGCCGCAGCGGGCATGGTCGTCTGGCCGCTGGCGTTCCCGCTCTCCTCGCTGTCGAGCACCTTCGTGCCCCCGCGATGCTGCCGGACCGGCTCGGCGCGATCGCCGAGTGGAACCCGCTGTCGGCCACGGTGA
- a CDS encoding GAF and ANTAR domain-containing protein has protein sequence MADLDHVARLLAAALEEVGAGARPGPERLCRACSLLLPVDGAAICLVGDTGRREMLCGGDALSTRLEDLQFMLGEGPCVDAFSSGTPVVAADLAACGDRWPAFAPEAVELGAGAVYALPLTIGAIRIGVLDLYRRTPAEPTGEQSGRLLDLAGVIGAPLLAELSFTDDPESGPHPLDQAVGCPEIHQATGMILVQLGVTAEEALTRLRAHAFAHGRSTREVARDVVARRLRFTE, from the coding sequence GTGGCGGACCTGGACCACGTCGCACGGCTGCTCGCCGCGGCGCTGGAGGAGGTCGGCGCCGGGGCGCGGCCGGGCCCCGAGCGGCTCTGCCGGGCCTGCTCGCTGCTCCTGCCGGTGGACGGTGCCGCGATCTGCCTCGTGGGCGACACGGGCAGGCGGGAGATGCTGTGCGGCGGCGACGCGCTCTCGACGCGCCTGGAGGACCTGCAGTTCATGCTCGGCGAAGGTCCCTGCGTCGACGCCTTCTCCTCGGGGACCCCGGTCGTCGCGGCCGACCTGGCCGCGTGCGGCGACCGCTGGCCGGCCTTCGCCCCCGAGGCCGTGGAGCTGGGGGCCGGGGCCGTTTACGCGCTGCCCCTGACGATCGGCGCGATCCGGATCGGCGTGCTGGACCTGTACCGCCGGACGCCGGCGGAGCCGACGGGCGAGCAGTCGGGGCGGCTGCTCGACCTCGCCGGCGTCATCGGGGCGCCCCTCCTGGCCGAGCTGAGCTTCACCGACGACCCCGAGAGCGGCCCGCACCCGCTGGATCAGGCCGTCGGCTGCCCGGAGATCCACCAGGCCACCGGCATGATCCTGGTCCAGCTCGGCGTCACGGCTGAGGAGGCCCTGACCCGGCTGCGCGCCCACGCCTTCGCGCACGGCCGCTCAACGCGCGAGGTGGCCCGCGACGTCGTGGCCCGGCGGCTGCGCTTCACCGAATGA
- a CDS encoding RNA polymerase sigma factor SigF codes for MTTLDTLSLPSATTTATREADGFSRVPVPSEAGAEEILAALADLPESSPAREALRSRIVQMHAPRVRRLADHYRNRGEPVDDLRQVAMLGLMKAIRGFDPDYGRPFVSYMLPMVTGELKRYFRDNTWAVRVPRVHQQRRSELNRTTMELTQRLGRSPKVREIADALELDVDATLELMDASAAYSALSLDAPQGEAEEEISLGDTIGERDGDLENVVDREALKHALTVLPARDRRMLLLRFFGNKTQSEIAATVGVSQMQVSRVLSKTLRRLREELAGGED; via the coding sequence ATGACCACGCTCGACACCCTTTCCCTTCCGTCCGCCACGACGACCGCGACGCGCGAGGCCGACGGCTTCTCCCGGGTTCCGGTCCCGTCCGAAGCCGGCGCCGAGGAGATCCTCGCGGCCCTAGCCGACCTGCCCGAGTCCTCTCCGGCCCGCGAAGCGCTCCGCAGCAGGATCGTGCAGATGCACGCGCCCCGGGTGCGCCGGCTGGCCGACCACTACCGCAACCGCGGCGAGCCGGTGGACGACTTGCGGCAGGTCGCCATGCTCGGCCTGATGAAGGCCATCCGCGGCTTCGACCCCGACTACGGCAGGCCCTTCGTCTCCTACATGCTGCCGATGGTGACCGGCGAGCTGAAGCGCTACTTCCGCGACAACACCTGGGCCGTGCGGGTGCCGCGCGTGCACCAGCAGAGGCGCTCCGAACTCAACCGGACCACCATGGAGCTGACCCAGCGGCTCGGGCGCAGCCCGAAGGTGCGGGAGATCGCCGACGCGCTGGAGCTCGACGTGGACGCCACGCTGGAACTGATGGACGCCTCGGCCGCCTACAGCGCCCTGTCCCTGGACGCCCCCCAGGGCGAGGCCGAGGAGGAGATCTCTCTGGGCGACACGATCGGCGAGCGCGACGGCGACCTGGAGAACGTCGTGGACCGCGAGGCCCTCAAGCACGCCCTCACCGTGCTGCCCGCGAGGGACCGGCGCATGCTGCTGCTGCGGTTCTTCGGCAACAAGACCCAGAGCGAGATCGCCGCCACCGTGGGCGTGTCGCAGATGCAGGTCTCCCGGGTGCTGTCGAAGACGCTGCGGCGGCTGCGCGAGGAGCTGGCAGGCGGCGAGGACTAG
- a CDS encoding deoxyribonuclease IV encodes MTDPPVSPVGAHVPVSGGLAARGLPYAAEIGAEAIQVFVTNPRGWAASPGDPRQDALLRERGGLPVFIHAPYLVNLGSPDAEVAAKSVATVRHALLRGAQIGARGVVVHTGSAVRGGRAEGLERMRSRLLPVLEDLAADAPQVLLEPMAGQGRVLCATVDDLGPYLAALEWHPKAAVCLDTAHAFAAGHDISTPGGMAAMLDRFGEVAGARRLRLVHANDSKAPCASNKDRHANIGSGRIGAEPFAELFRHPVSAGVPITLETPGPAGPHAADVATLKGLRAEATGNGTGRAAGEPRRAGPAAPLRFPPEKRRRGNLSGG; translated from the coding sequence ATGACCGATCCACCCGTTTCGCCCGTCGGGGCGCACGTTCCCGTCTCCGGCGGCCTCGCAGCCCGCGGCCTGCCCTATGCCGCCGAGATCGGCGCCGAGGCCATCCAGGTGTTCGTCACCAACCCGCGCGGCTGGGCCGCCTCGCCCGGCGACCCCCGGCAGGACGCGCTGCTGCGCGAACGCGGCGGCCTCCCGGTCTTCATCCACGCCCCCTACCTGGTCAACCTCGGCTCCCCCGACGCCGAGGTGGCCGCCAAGTCGGTCGCGACGGTACGGCACGCGCTGCTGCGCGGCGCGCAGATCGGGGCGCGCGGCGTGGTGGTGCACACCGGGTCCGCTGTGCGGGGCGGCCGGGCCGAGGGCCTGGAGCGGATGCGCTCGCGCCTGCTGCCGGTCCTGGAGGACCTGGCCGCCGACGCGCCCCAGGTCCTGCTGGAGCCGATGGCCGGGCAGGGCCGGGTGCTGTGCGCGACAGTGGACGACCTCGGGCCCTACCTCGCGGCGCTGGAGTGGCACCCGAAGGCGGCGGTGTGCCTGGACACCGCGCACGCCTTCGCCGCGGGGCACGACATCTCCACCCCGGGGGGCATGGCCGCGATGCTGGACCGGTTCGGCGAGGTCGCGGGGGCCCGGCGGCTGCGTCTCGTGCACGCCAACGACTCCAAGGCGCCGTGCGCGAGCAACAAGGACCGGCACGCCAACATCGGCTCCGGCCGCATCGGCGCCGAACCGTTCGCCGAGCTGTTCCGCCACCCGGTCAGCGCCGGGGTGCCGATCACCCTGGAGACTCCGGGACCGGCCGGCCCGCACGCCGCCGACGTGGCGACGCTGAAGGGACTGCGCGCGGAGGCGACCGGGAACGGAACCGGCCGCGCGGCCGGGGAGCCCCGGCGGGCCGGTCCCGCCGCGCCGTTGCGATTCCCCCCTGAAAAGCGCCGCCGGGGGAACCTTTCCGGCGGATGA
- a CDS encoding LURP-one-related/scramblase family protein, whose product MKFLVRERVFDIGDDYWVEDENGERVFLVDGKALRLRETFELKDMDGNEIAVIRKRMFSLRDAMRIERGGETAATVRKRLFNPIKDKLVVELADGGEWEITGDFLGKEYVIGDDGGPIAHISRKWFRILDTYAVDVNTHRTDAGGDPALVLSVAVCVDAMTDDEEEDEDGEE is encoded by the coding sequence GTGAAGTTCCTGGTTCGGGAGCGCGTGTTCGACATCGGTGACGACTACTGGGTCGAGGACGAGAACGGGGAGCGCGTGTTCCTCGTGGACGGCAAGGCGCTGCGGTTGCGCGAGACGTTCGAGCTGAAGGACATGGACGGCAACGAGATCGCGGTGATCCGCAAGCGGATGTTCAGCCTCCGCGACGCGATGCGGATCGAACGCGGCGGCGAGACCGCGGCCACGGTCCGCAAGCGCCTGTTCAACCCGATCAAGGACAAGCTGGTCGTCGAACTCGCCGACGGCGGCGAGTGGGAGATCACCGGCGACTTCCTCGGCAAGGAGTACGTCATCGGCGACGACGGCGGCCCGATCGCGCACATCTCCCGGAAGTGGTTCCGGATCCTCGACACCTACGCCGTGGACGTCAACACCCACCGCACCGACGCCGGCGGCGACCCCGCGCTGGTCCTGAGCGTCGCCGTCTGCGTGGACGCCATGACCGACGACGAGGAGGAGGACGAGGACGGCGAGGAGTAG
- a CDS encoding Nif3-like dinuclear metal center hexameric protein: MTTSLASPTSPAPPTLAEVTAAFERLYDPAWAASWDAVGLVCGDPGQPVRRILFAVDPVAEVVDEAVCIQADLVITHHPLLLRGVHSVAATTPKGRLVHRLIGSGTALYTAHTNADTAAPGVSDALAAAVGLTGGLRPLDPDPGDPEGRRGIGRIGTLPEPMTLRAFAEQAAAGLPATAAGVRVSGDLERPVRTVAVSGGAGDSLLGAARAAGVDVFLTSDLRHHPASEFAEHGDVALVDTAHWASEWPWLADGASRLASALGGRATNVDVRVSALVTDAWSQTFGAPDSTAP, translated from the coding sequence GTGACCACTTCACTCGCATCTCCGACTTCGCCGGCACCCCCGACCCTGGCCGAGGTGACCGCCGCGTTCGAGCGGCTCTACGATCCGGCCTGGGCCGCCTCCTGGGACGCGGTGGGACTGGTGTGCGGGGACCCGGGGCAGCCGGTGCGCAGGATCCTGTTCGCGGTCGACCCCGTCGCCGAGGTCGTCGACGAGGCCGTGTGCATCCAGGCCGACCTCGTCATCACCCACCACCCCCTGCTGCTGCGCGGGGTGCACAGCGTCGCCGCCACCACCCCCAAGGGGCGGCTGGTGCACCGCCTGATCGGGTCGGGGACCGCCCTCTACACCGCGCACACCAACGCCGACACGGCCGCCCCGGGCGTCTCCGACGCGCTGGCCGCCGCGGTCGGGCTCACCGGCGGACTGCGCCCCCTCGACCCCGACCCGGGCGACCCCGAGGGGCGCCGCGGCATCGGCCGCATCGGCACCCTGCCCGAGCCGATGACGCTGCGCGCGTTCGCCGAGCAGGCGGCGGCCGGGCTGCCGGCAACGGCGGCCGGCGTCCGCGTCTCCGGTGACCTGGAGCGCCCCGTCCGCACCGTCGCGGTCTCCGGCGGCGCCGGGGACTCGCTGCTGGGAGCGGCCCGCGCGGCCGGCGTCGACGTCTTCCTCACCTCCGACCTGCGCCACCATCCGGCCTCGGAGTTCGCCGAGCACGGCGACGTCGCCCTGGTCGACACCGCCCACTGGGCGAGTGAATGGCCGTGGCTCGCCGACGGGGCGTCCCGGCTGGCGAGCGCGCTGGGCGGCCGAGCGACTAACGTGGATGTCCGCGTGTCCGCGCTCGTCACCGACGCCTGGTCGCAGACGTTCGGTGCTCCGGACAGCACCGCGCCGTGA
- a CDS encoding zinc ribbon domain-containing protein encodes MKADPVHQMRLLDLQELDSALGRLAHRARTIPEIAEVQRLDARLSELQDQLAAAQTRLGDLDREQRKAESDVDQVRTRAERDARRLEAGQVSSPRELEGLQSEIASLRRRQGELEEIVLDVMERREEAETRRADLEKEQEAAAEERSAAEERRSTTAGEIKDEEAAAAERRTRVAEEIPADLLALYTRLRDQYSGVGAAALRYGRCEGCKLALSTAELSEIRVAPSDEVLRCEDCRRILVRTTESGLQA; translated from the coding sequence GTGAAAGCCGATCCCGTCCACCAGATGCGCCTGCTGGACCTCCAGGAGCTCGACAGCGCGCTGGGCCGCCTGGCGCACCGCGCCCGCACCATTCCCGAAATCGCCGAGGTCCAGCGCCTGGACGCCCGGTTGAGCGAACTGCAGGACCAGTTGGCCGCCGCGCAGACCCGTCTGGGCGACCTCGACAGGGAGCAGCGCAAGGCCGAGTCCGACGTCGACCAGGTGCGCACCCGCGCCGAGCGCGACGCCCGGCGGCTGGAGGCCGGCCAGGTCTCCTCGCCCAGGGAGCTGGAGGGCCTGCAGTCCGAGATCGCGTCGCTGCGGCGCCGCCAGGGCGAGCTGGAGGAGATCGTCCTGGACGTCATGGAGCGGCGCGAGGAGGCCGAGACCCGCCGCGCCGACCTGGAGAAGGAGCAGGAGGCCGCCGCCGAGGAGCGTTCGGCGGCCGAGGAGCGGCGCTCCACGACGGCGGGCGAGATCAAGGACGAGGAGGCCGCCGCGGCCGAGCGGCGCACCCGCGTCGCCGAGGAGATCCCCGCCGATCTGCTCGCCCTCTACACCAGACTGCGCGACCAGTACAGCGGGGTCGGCGCCGCCGCGCTGCGCTACGGCCGCTGCGAGGGCTGCAAGCTGGCGCTGAGCACCGCCGAGCTCAGCGAGATCCGCGTCGCCCCCTCCGACGAGGTGCTGCGCTGCGAGGACTGCCGGCGCATCCTGGTCCGCACGACCGAGTCGGGGCTGCAGGCGTGA
- a CDS encoding bifunctional RNase H/acid phosphatase — translation MTRRLIIEADGGARGNPGPAGFGAVVRDAASGEVLAEVAEPIGRATNNVAEYRGLIAGLTAAAGIDPQARVEARMDSKLVVEQMSGRWRIKHPDMQPLARRAHEVASGLGGVDYTWVPRAQNAHADRLANEAMDAAAEGRTPSRGPAARPQEPGEGPEEEPEGAGSLPPAPASPAVGWGHPDTAPTRLVLLRHGQTPLSVERRFAGSGDIELTGTGHDQARAAAHRLAGRGIDAIVSSPLRRTRETAQYAAKELSLEVEIDDDLRETDFGAWEGLTFAEARERWPEELDRWLADPETAPPGGESFAAVARRVAAARERLLARHAGGSVLVVSHVTPIKVLVQQALLAPVQALYRMHLDVGCLSEVDCFSDGPMLVRSLNDTAHLDPLAG, via the coding sequence GTGACTCGGCGGCTCATCATCGAGGCCGACGGCGGGGCCCGGGGCAATCCGGGGCCCGCGGGTTTCGGCGCCGTGGTCCGCGACGCGGCCTCCGGTGAGGTGCTCGCCGAGGTGGCGGAGCCGATCGGGCGGGCCACCAACAACGTCGCCGAGTACCGGGGGCTGATCGCGGGCCTGACCGCCGCGGCCGGGATCGACCCGCAGGCACGGGTCGAGGCCCGCATGGACTCCAAGCTCGTGGTGGAGCAGATGTCGGGCCGGTGGCGGATCAAGCACCCGGACATGCAGCCGCTGGCCCGCCGGGCGCACGAGGTCGCCTCGGGGCTGGGCGGGGTGGACTACACCTGGGTGCCCCGGGCGCAGAACGCGCACGCCGACCGGCTCGCCAACGAGGCCATGGACGCCGCGGCCGAGGGCCGCACGCCGTCGCGGGGCCCGGCCGCGCGTCCGCAGGAACCGGGGGAGGGGCCGGAGGAGGAGCCGGAGGGGGCCGGTTCCCTGCCGCCGGCGCCGGCGTCCCCGGCCGTCGGCTGGGGCCACCCCGACACCGCGCCCACCCGGCTGGTCCTGCTCCGGCACGGGCAGACCCCCCTGTCGGTGGAGCGGCGTTTCGCCGGCAGCGGCGACATCGAGCTCACCGGGACCGGCCACGATCAGGCGCGGGCCGCCGCCCACCGGCTCGCCGGGCGCGGGATCGACGCGATCGTCTCCTCGCCGCTGCGGCGCACCCGTGAGACCGCCCAGTACGCGGCCAAGGAGCTGTCGCTGGAGGTCGAGATCGACGACGACCTGCGCGAGACCGATTTCGGCGCGTGGGAGGGGCTGACGTTCGCCGAGGCGCGCGAGCGCTGGCCGGAGGAGCTCGACCGCTGGCTGGCCGACCCGGAGACCGCGCCGCCCGGGGGAGAGAGCTTCGCCGCCGTGGCCCGCAGGGTCGCCGCGGCCAGGGAGCGGCTGCTGGCGCGGCACGCGGGCGGGTCGGTGCTCGTCGTCAGCCACGTGACGCCCATCAAGGTGCTGGTGCAGCAGGCCCTGCTCGCGCCGGTCCAGGCGCTGTACCGGATGCACCTCGACGTCGGCTGCCTGTCGGAGGTCGACTGCTTCAGCGACGGTCCGATGCTGGTCCGCTCCCTCAACGACACGGCCCATCTCGACCCGCTCGCCGGGTAG